Proteins encoded by one window of Cannabis sativa cultivar Pink pepper isolate KNU-18-1 chromosome 4, ASM2916894v1, whole genome shotgun sequence:
- the LOC133037087 gene encoding uncharacterized protein LOC133037087 yields the protein MELAISVKNKLGFLNGSIPKPPMSDQTLYHAWIRNNNIVISWIINSVSKEISSSILYDESAAAIWNDLRVRFQQRNGAHIYNLKKILMKQETKSVSMYFTKLKTVWEQLSNFRPSCTCNGCTCGGVKKLQEHHNMEYIMSFLMGLSDLYS from the coding sequence ATGGAGTTGGCCATTTCAGTCAAGAACAAATTGGGGTTCTTGAACGGTTCCATACCTAAACCTCCTATGTCTGATCAAACACTCTATCATGCTTGGATTCGCAACAACAATATAGTGATTTCTTGGATAATCAACTCGGTTTCTAAGGAGATTTCTTCCAGCATTCTCTACGACGAGTCAGCTGCTGCAATATGGAATGATCTCAGGGTCAGATTTCAGCAGAGGAATGGTGCACATATCTACAATCTCAAGAAAATTTTGATGAAACAAGAAACTAAGTCTGTTAGTATGTATTTCACCAAGCTCAAAACAGTGTGGGAACAATTGTCTAACTTCAGACCTAGTTGCACATGTAATGGTTGTACATGTGGGGGAGTTAAGAAGTTGCAAGAACACCACAACATGGAATACATCATGTCTTTTCTCATGGGATTATCCGATCTCTATTCATAA
- the LOC133037324 gene encoding very-long-chain (3R)-3-hydroxyacyl-CoA dehydratase PASTICCINO 2-like: MAGFPSLLRRVYLTLYNWTVFAGWLQVLYFAVITLKDSGHQNVYNAVQRPLQLAQSAAVLEILHGLVGLVRSPITATLPQISSRLFLTWGILWSFPEIQSHVLVSSLVISWSITEIIRYSFFGMKEALGFAPSWLLWLRYSTFTVLYPCGITSEVGLVYAALPYIKKSELYCLRMPNKWNFSFDYFYASILVLAIYVPGSPHLYGYMLGQRKKALSKSKRE, translated from the exons ATGGCGGGGTTTCCCTCTCTCCTCAGGCGCGTGTATCTCACTCTCTACAACTGGACTGTCTTCGCAGGATG GTTACAAGTACTCTATTTTGCTGTAATAACGCTCAAAGATTCCGGCCACCAAAATGTCTACAATGCCGTACAACGCCCTCTTCAGCTCGCTCAATCCGCCGCCGTTTTGGAG ATTCTTCATGGACTAGTag GCCTTGTGAGATCTCCAATTACGGCAACCCTGCCCCAGATAAGTTCAAGATTGTTTCTAACTTGGGGAATCTTATGGAGTTTTCCTGAG ATTCAAAGTCATGTACTTGTGAGCTCTTTGGTCATCAGCTGGTCTATTACAGAG ATTATACGATATTCTTTCTTTGGCATGAAGGAGGCACTTGGTTTCGCACCTTCATGGCTCTTGTGGCTCAG GTATAGCACCTTCACAGTGTTGTATCCATGTGGTATCACAAGTGAAGTTGGTCTAGTTTATGCTGCCCTGCCATACATTAAG AAATCCGAGTTGTACTGTTTAAGGATGCCAAACAAGTGGAACTTCTCCTTTGATTATTTCTATGCCTCCATTCTTGTCTTAGCTATCTATGTCCCAG GTAGTCCCCACCTGTATGGTTATATGCTTGGGCAGAGGAAGAAAGCACTGTCAAAGTCCAAGAGGGAGTAG